One genomic window of Paeniglutamicibacter sp. Y32M11 includes the following:
- a CDS encoding ribonuclease E/G — translation MALNRDESKAAMGQGPKARTRTSRPRKNFNEQPPASVPVRRAMTLADLDNAAAAPSRTRANVAPRNATARRGADNRNAPAKRAAEATVESVAAAASGEVTNAPASRSAKAAVQAPVLTETKTAVAKAPARRGPRRATSGVTSPGAAASEAAPAIVAPAATLAAKVHSTIESVHEAAPEQEPAVKAGTRRPARGRSRKASAPASNAAQTAEAEAAVPVAAATEVAAENTVAEAAEPAKSSRRRPARNSRGNRNAAPADEQVVEEQGTPVAPAAVVNETATEDVVTEPEAVTISDPFAIPESALSLIFQAPNLAAAVELEAAADEDAAASRRNRNAASEEESGDDSGVVSRRRRRRRRGEADLELSGGTENDPPNTITRVRAPRTTLEPVVSNKVTAVRGSTRLEAKRQRRRDSRESGRRRQVITEAEFLARRESVDRQMIVRQREDRIQIGVLEDGILAEHFVSKTQQDSLIGNVYVGKVQNVLPSMEAAFVDIGRGRNAVLYAGEVNWDVAGLDGHPRRIEHALKSGDTVLVQVTKDPVGHKGARLTSQISLPGRYLVYVPGGSMTGISRKLPDVERNRLKKILKDHLPENAGVIVRTAAEGASEEELMNDINRLRAQWEGIEAASTSTKTLAPELLYGEPDLTIKVVRDVFNEDFTKLIVSGDDAWDTIEAYVTYVAPDLVSRLEKWESEADIFTDFRIDEQIHKALDRKVFLPSGGSLVIDRTEAMTVVDVNTGKFTGSGGNLEETVTKNNLEAAEEVVRQLRLRDIGGIIVIDFIDMVLESNRDLVLRRLVECLGRDRTKHQVAEVTSLGLIQMTRKRMGTGLLEVFGENCEACNGRGVITHDEPVEHHRTFNSAGEAHAPSQRAAEKPSRAERRRRNRGSEGDSGIDSAPELSEESPAAVPAALEAKATATRNAFANIAAAALAAHELGQVAPEDEGATLTVAGESVVVPAARRNRRAGSETPAPSLTLETLEAALPDHSPADQAVEGDEGSESGSSRPARSRSRRKPRAKTQESAPVVVPSPAPAAAPVISGVAGQASDEAPEQASSRTAPNKTSVSEPVARVKRSRRAMSPQGGSDSAVSVASDTRATSGTSHVASLADQTKSPQPQKAANAPIMLGVGMPVNELKE, via the coding sequence ATGGCACTGAATCGCGACGAATCTAAGGCAGCGATGGGCCAGGGGCCAAAGGCCCGGACCCGCACGTCCCGCCCGCGCAAGAACTTTAACGAACAACCTCCGGCCAGCGTGCCGGTACGCCGGGCCATGACGCTTGCCGACCTCGACAACGCGGCAGCGGCTCCCTCCCGGACCCGCGCCAACGTTGCCCCCCGCAACGCCACCGCTCGTCGCGGAGCAGATAACCGCAACGCCCCGGCCAAGCGTGCCGCCGAGGCCACCGTTGAGTCGGTTGCCGCAGCAGCATCGGGCGAAGTCACCAACGCCCCGGCAAGCCGTTCCGCCAAGGCCGCCGTACAGGCCCCGGTTCTCACCGAGACCAAGACCGCAGTAGCTAAGGCACCGGCACGTCGTGGCCCACGCCGCGCCACCTCCGGAGTGACCTCCCCGGGTGCCGCAGCCAGCGAAGCAGCTCCGGCCATTGTGGCTCCCGCGGCAACACTCGCGGCCAAGGTGCACTCCACCATCGAGTCGGTTCACGAGGCAGCACCCGAGCAGGAGCCGGCCGTAAAGGCCGGCACCCGTCGCCCGGCCCGCGGTCGTAGTCGCAAGGCCTCCGCACCGGCATCCAACGCAGCGCAGACGGCCGAGGCCGAAGCAGCCGTGCCGGTTGCCGCCGCTACCGAGGTAGCAGCCGAGAACACCGTGGCGGAAGCCGCCGAGCCGGCAAAGTCCTCACGCCGCCGTCCGGCCCGCAACTCTCGCGGTAACCGCAACGCGGCACCCGCCGACGAGCAGGTCGTTGAAGAGCAGGGCACCCCGGTAGCACCGGCGGCCGTGGTCAACGAAACCGCCACCGAAGACGTAGTTACGGAGCCCGAAGCGGTCACCATCTCCGATCCGTTCGCCATCCCGGAATCGGCACTCTCACTGATCTTCCAGGCTCCGAACCTGGCCGCGGCCGTGGAGCTCGAAGCGGCTGCCGACGAGGATGCCGCGGCATCTCGCCGCAACCGCAATGCCGCCTCCGAGGAGGAGTCGGGTGATGACTCGGGTGTTGTCTCGCGTCGTCGCCGTCGTCGGCGTCGTGGCGAGGCCGACCTGGAACTCAGTGGTGGAACCGAAAACGATCCGCCAAACACCATCACCCGGGTCCGCGCCCCACGCACCACCCTAGAACCGGTGGTTTCCAACAAGGTCACCGCCGTGCGTGGTTCCACCCGCCTCGAGGCCAAGCGTCAGCGCCGCCGCGATTCCCGCGAGTCGGGCCGTCGCCGTCAGGTCATCACCGAGGCCGAATTCCTGGCTCGCCGCGAATCCGTTGACCGCCAGATGATCGTGCGCCAGCGTGAAGACCGGATCCAGATCGGGGTGCTCGAAGATGGCATCCTGGCCGAGCACTTCGTCTCCAAGACGCAGCAGGATTCGCTGATCGGCAACGTCTATGTCGGTAAGGTACAGAACGTACTGCCGTCCATGGAGGCCGCCTTCGTGGATATCGGACGCGGACGCAATGCCGTGCTCTACGCCGGTGAGGTTAATTGGGACGTGGCCGGCCTTGACGGTCACCCGCGCCGCATCGAGCACGCACTGAAGTCCGGGGACACCGTCCTGGTGCAGGTCACCAAGGATCCGGTCGGCCACAAGGGCGCCCGCCTCACCAGCCAGATCTCCCTGCCGGGCCGCTACCTGGTCTACGTACCGGGTGGCTCGATGACCGGCATCTCACGCAAGCTTCCCGACGTGGAGCGCAACCGCCTGAAGAAGATCTTGAAGGATCACCTGCCGGAAAATGCCGGAGTCATCGTACGCACCGCCGCCGAGGGTGCTTCCGAAGAAGAGTTGATGAATGACATCAACCGCCTGCGCGCACAGTGGGAAGGCATCGAGGCCGCCTCGACCTCCACCAAGACCCTGGCTCCGGAATTGCTCTACGGGGAACCGGATCTGACCATCAAGGTGGTCCGCGATGTCTTCAACGAGGACTTCACCAAGTTGATCGTCTCCGGCGACGACGCCTGGGACACCATCGAGGCCTACGTGACCTACGTGGCCCCGGATCTGGTTTCACGCCTGGAAAAGTGGGAGTCGGAAGCGGACATCTTCACCGATTTCCGCATCGACGAGCAGATCCACAAGGCACTTGACCGCAAGGTCTTCCTGCCCTCGGGTGGTTCGCTGGTCATTGACCGCACCGAAGCGATGACCGTGGTTGACGTGAACACCGGTAAGTTCACCGGTTCGGGCGGCAACCTCGAGGAAACCGTCACCAAGAACAACCTGGAGGCGGCCGAAGAGGTCGTTCGCCAGCTGCGCCTGCGCGACATCGGTGGCATCATCGTCATCGACTTCATCGACATGGTTCTGGAATCCAACCGCGATCTGGTGCTCCGCCGATTGGTGGAGTGCCTGGGCCGCGACCGGACCAAGCACCAGGTTGCCGAGGTGACCTCGCTGGGGCTGATCCAGATGACCCGTAAGCGCATGGGCACCGGTTTGCTCGAAGTCTTCGGCGAAAACTGCGAGGCCTGCAACGGCCGCGGCGTCATCACCCATGACGAGCCGGTGGAACACCACCGCACGTTCAACTCGGCCGGCGAAGCACACGCCCCGAGCCAGCGCGCGGCCGAGAAGCCCTCGCGTGCCGAGCGTCGCCGTCGCAACCGTGGCTCCGAGGGAGACTCCGGAATCGATTCGGCTCCCGAGCTCAGCGAAGAGTCGCCCGCGGCGGTTCCCGCAGCACTTGAGGCAAAGGCCACCGCAACGCGTAATGCCTTTGCGAACATTGCCGCAGCAGCCCTGGCCGCCCACGAATTGGGACAGGTAGCACCGGAAGACGAGGGTGCTACGCTCACCGTTGCGGGGGAGTCCGTGGTGGTTCCCGCCGCGCGACGTAACCGTCGTGCCGGATCCGAGACTCCTGCCCCGTCGCTGACCCTGGAGACGCTGGAAGCGGCGCTTCCGGATCATTCCCCCGCGGATCAGGCAGTGGAAGGTGACGAGGGAAGCGAAAGCGGATCCTCACGCCCCGCACGTAGCCGCAGCCGTCGCAAGCCGCGCGCCAAGACTCAGGAGAGCGCTCCAGTGGTAGTTCCCTCTCCTGCCCCCGCCGCAGCCCCCGTCATCTCGGGTGTTGCCGGCCAAGCCTCCGACGAGGCGCCCGAACAGGCGTCAAGTCGCACGGCACCTAACAAGACTTCGGTCTCAGAGCCGGTGGCGCGCGTCAAGCGCAGCCGCCGTGCCATGAGCCCGCAAGGCGGTTCCGATTCTGCAGTTTCTGTGGCATCGGACACGCGAGCTACATCGGGCACATCCCATGTGGCTTCACTCGCTGACCAAACGAAGTCCCCACAGCCGCAGAAAGCCGCGAATGCGCCGATCATGCTGGGTGTAGGGATGCCGGTCAACGAGTTGAAAGAGTAG
- the rplU gene encoding 50S ribosomal protein L21, giving the protein MVYAIVRAGGRQEKVSVGDLVTLDRLKAAPGASIELPALLLVDGEKVTSAADELAKVTVTAEVIENLRGQKIVIQKFKNKTGYKKRQGFRASLTKVKVTSIA; this is encoded by the coding sequence GTGGTGTACGCAATTGTCCGCGCTGGCGGCCGCCAGGAAAAGGTTTCTGTTGGAGACCTCGTAACCCTTGACCGTCTGAAGGCTGCCCCCGGCGCCTCCATCGAACTTCCGGCCCTGTTGCTGGTTGATGGCGAGAAGGTAACTTCTGCAGCCGACGAGCTCGCCAAGGTTACGGTGACCGCTGAGGTCATTGAGAACCTTCGCGGTCAGAAGATTGTCATTCAGAAGTTCAAGAACAAGACCGGTTACAAGAAGCGCCAGGGTTTCCGCGCTTCGTTGACCAAGGTCAAGGTCACCTCGATCGCTTAA
- the rpmA gene encoding 50S ribosomal protein L27 has protein sequence MAHKKGASSSRNGRDSNAQYLGVKRFGGQVVSAGEIIVRQRGTRFHPGAGVGIGKDDTLFALEAGAVEFGTRRGRKVVNIVTAG, from the coding sequence ATGGCACATAAGAAGGGCGCGAGTTCCTCTCGCAACGGTCGTGATTCCAACGCCCAGTACCTGGGCGTAAAGCGTTTCGGTGGTCAGGTTGTTTCGGCAGGCGAAATCATCGTTCGCCAGCGCGGCACCCGCTTCCACCCGGGCGCCGGCGTGGGAATCGGCAAGGACGACACCCTGTTCGCACTCGAAGCTGGAGCTGTCGAATTCGGCACTCGTCGCGGCCGCAAAGTCGTGAACATCGTTACCGCTGGCTAA
- the obgE gene encoding GTPase ObgE — protein sequence MAAFIDRVVLHVSGGTGGHGCVSIKREKFKPLGGPDGGSGGDGGNVVLRVDAQTTTLLSYHHSPHRHAGNGEGGKGDLRPGKNGESLVLPVPEGTVVKTRDGVILADLIGDGTEYVVAAGGLGGLGNAGLSSQRRKAPGFALLGTPGTAAEVVLELKSVADVALVGYPSAGKSSLIAALSAARPKIADYPFTTLVPNLGVVQAGEVRYTVADVPGLIPGASQGRGLGLEFLRHVERCAALVHVLDCGALETDRDPVSDLETIQAELDAYEVDSSFAGADGQIIPLNERPRLVALNKVDMPDGRDMAEFVRPELEKRGYRVFEVSAMSREGLRELSFAMSELVTEARAKIEAAPLPVAVEVLRPRATKASKAGFVIRKEERNLEPLFRVIGEKPERWIMQTDFRNDEAVGYLADRLAKLGVENQLYKLGARPGDAVVIGSEVDAVVFDWEPTMAAGAELLGSRRGQDERLAEFGARPSREEKKAQHEARKDAKSAAREDLEAERKAGIWTESVNYKHQLPKAGE from the coding sequence GTGGCAGCCTTCATCGACCGAGTGGTCCTCCATGTCTCCGGTGGTACCGGTGGGCACGGCTGTGTCTCCATCAAACGAGAAAAATTCAAGCCGCTGGGTGGTCCAGACGGTGGCAGTGGCGGTGACGGTGGCAACGTGGTTTTGCGCGTAGACGCCCAGACCACCACGCTGCTGTCCTACCACCACTCACCGCACCGCCACGCCGGAAACGGTGAAGGCGGCAAGGGCGATCTACGCCCGGGCAAAAACGGCGAATCGCTGGTCCTGCCGGTGCCCGAGGGCACCGTTGTCAAGACCCGCGACGGGGTAATCCTCGCTGACCTCATCGGCGATGGCACCGAATACGTTGTTGCCGCAGGTGGCCTCGGTGGCCTGGGCAACGCCGGACTTTCCAGCCAACGCCGCAAGGCGCCCGGCTTCGCCCTGTTGGGTACCCCGGGCACCGCCGCCGAGGTCGTCCTTGAACTCAAGTCCGTTGCCGACGTAGCCCTAGTGGGCTACCCATCGGCCGGCAAGTCCTCGCTGATCGCCGCGCTCTCCGCAGCACGTCCGAAGATCGCCGACTACCCGTTCACCACTCTGGTCCCGAACCTCGGTGTGGTTCAGGCCGGCGAAGTGCGTTACACCGTGGCGGATGTTCCGGGTTTGATCCCCGGCGCCTCACAGGGTCGCGGCCTGGGTCTGGAATTCCTGCGCCACGTAGAACGCTGCGCAGCCCTGGTCCACGTGCTTGACTGCGGTGCCCTGGAAACCGATCGAGATCCCGTCTCGGACCTGGAGACCATCCAGGCCGAACTCGACGCCTACGAGGTTGACTCCTCCTTTGCCGGTGCCGACGGACAGATCATCCCGTTGAACGAACGCCCGCGTCTGGTGGCCCTGAACAAGGTCGACATGCCAGATGGCCGGGATATGGCCGAATTTGTGCGCCCGGAACTGGAGAAGCGTGGCTACCGCGTCTTCGAGGTCTCGGCCATGAGCCGCGAGGGATTGCGTGAGCTCTCCTTCGCCATGTCCGAACTGGTCACCGAGGCCCGCGCCAAGATCGAGGCAGCTCCGTTGCCCGTTGCCGTGGAGGTGCTGCGTCCGCGCGCCACCAAGGCCAGCAAGGCCGGGTTCGTGATCCGCAAGGAAGAGCGTAACCTCGAGCCGCTCTTCCGCGTCATCGGCGAAAAGCCGGAGCGCTGGATCATGCAGACCGACTTCCGCAATGATGAGGCTGTGGGCTACCTGGCGGACCGCTTGGCCAAGCTGGGTGTTGAAAACCAGCTGTACAAGCTGGGCGCACGTCCCGGCGATGCCGTGGTCATCGGCTCCGAGGTTGATGCAGTGGTCTTCGACTGGGAGCCGACGATGGCTGCCGGTGCCGAACTGCTCGGTTCACGCCGTGGTCAGGACGAGCGCCTGGCCGAATTTGGTGCCCGTCCCTCCCGTGAGGAGAAGAAGGCCCAGCACGAGGCACGTAAGGACGCGAAGAGTGCTGCCCGCGAGGACCTGGAAGCCGAACGCAAGGCCGGAATCTGGACGGAGTCCGTGAACTACAAGCACCAGCTACCTAAGGCAGGGGAGTAA
- the proB gene encoding glutamate 5-kinase produces the protein MKATNQPSGITQRTDLPRASRIVVKVGSSSLTTLSGGISEEALSSLVDRLAAVHTSGIELILVSSGAIAAGLAPLDLGRRPRDLATQQAAASVGQGLLMARYTQAFSAHGVTVGQVLLSADDLIRRRQYANAFRALNRLLALGVVPIVNENDTVATHEIRFGDNDRLAALVAHLVKADALVLLSDVDAVYDAPPNAGGVRVPRVDRSEDLVSVRVGSTGGAGLGTGGMATKIEAATMSAESGIPALVTSTANAAAALAGEDVGTWFSARGVRRSTRMLWLAHLASTRGRLELDAGAVRAISAGTASLLPAGIIGVSGSFEAGDAVEISDAAGAIIARGLVNFSSAELPQMLGRTTQDLGEDLGSQFERSVVHVDDLVLV, from the coding sequence GTGAAAGCCACTAACCAGCCCTCGGGCATTACCCAGAGAACAGACCTGCCGCGTGCCTCACGCATCGTGGTAAAGGTCGGTTCCTCATCGCTCACCACCTTGTCCGGTGGCATCTCCGAGGAGGCGCTGAGCTCTCTGGTTGATCGCCTGGCTGCGGTGCACACATCGGGAATCGAGCTGATCCTCGTATCCTCCGGTGCCATTGCCGCAGGACTGGCTCCGCTGGATTTGGGACGTCGCCCAAGGGATCTTGCCACTCAGCAGGCCGCCGCCTCGGTGGGCCAAGGTCTGCTGATGGCCAGGTACACCCAAGCGTTTTCCGCCCATGGTGTGACGGTCGGACAGGTTCTGCTTTCCGCCGATGACCTGATCCGGCGTCGGCAGTACGCCAATGCGTTCCGCGCGTTGAACCGGCTACTGGCCCTGGGCGTGGTGCCCATCGTGAACGAAAACGACACGGTGGCCACCCACGAGATCCGTTTTGGTGACAATGATCGGCTCGCGGCCCTGGTGGCGCACCTGGTCAAGGCGGATGCCTTGGTGCTGCTCTCGGATGTTGATGCCGTGTATGACGCTCCGCCAAATGCTGGGGGAGTGCGGGTGCCGCGCGTAGATCGCAGCGAAGACCTGGTCTCGGTGCGGGTTGGAAGCACCGGGGGAGCGGGGCTTGGCACCGGCGGCATGGCCACCAAGATTGAGGCAGCCACCATGAGTGCGGAATCTGGTATTCCGGCGCTGGTGACCTCGACGGCCAACGCCGCCGCGGCACTGGCCGGTGAGGACGTGGGAACCTGGTTCTCCGCCCGTGGTGTCCGCCGTTCCACCCGCATGCTGTGGCTGGCACACCTCGCCTCCACGCGCGGGCGGTTGGAGCTTGATGCCGGAGCCGTTCGGGCGATCAGTGCCGGGACCGCGTCGCTGCTGCCGGCGGGGATCATCGGTGTCAGCGGGTCCTTCGAGGCCGGAGATGCGGTGGAAATTTCCGATGCGGCCGGTGCGATCATCGCCCGCGGTCTGGTGAATTTCTCCTCCGCGGAACTTCCGCAGATGCTCGGTCGCACCACCCAGGACCTGGGCGAGGACCTGGGGTCACAGTTTGAACGATCAGTCGTTCACGTTGATGATTTGGTGCTTGTCTAA
- a CDS encoding glutamate-5-semialdehyde dehydrogenase, translated as MSQNTSTAQNFTDVTAQTGGIEGATVAVGRLADRARAASRVLARADRNWKDRALLAIAASLNAHRAAIITANAKDLEVGRANGTTDALLDRLKLNDSRVDALISALEELAGLPDPVGTVLRGQTLPNGLRLRQVHVPMGVIGAIYEARPNVTVDIAGLALKSGNAVLLRGGSAAAHSNVALLALIRDALESVGLPADAVASVDAWGRDGADAMMAARGKIDVLIPRGGRELIQRVVSTAKVPVIETGEGNVHIYLDESADASMAAPILLNAKTQRPSVCNTVETLLLHANAKAAGEVLAALHKAGVRLHVDARAKVFAGAIPTIDAQESDWDTEYMDLDLAVAVVDDLDGAIAHIRRHSTGHTEAILTNDLAHAERFIAEVDSAAVIVNASTRFTDGGQLGLGAEVGISTQKMHARGPMGLRELTTTKWIVQGDGHVRS; from the coding sequence ATGAGCCAGAACACCAGCACAGCACAGAATTTCACCGACGTTACCGCACAAACCGGTGGTATTGAGGGTGCCACGGTGGCCGTGGGCAGACTGGCAGACCGGGCCCGCGCGGCTTCGCGCGTGCTGGCCCGAGCCGATAGGAATTGGAAGGATCGGGCACTGCTGGCCATCGCCGCGTCCCTGAACGCTCATCGTGCCGCGATCATCACGGCAAACGCCAAGGATTTAGAGGTCGGCCGGGCCAACGGGACCACCGATGCGCTCCTTGACCGGTTGAAGCTTAATGATTCCCGCGTTGATGCGCTGATCTCGGCCCTCGAGGAACTGGCAGGCTTGCCCGATCCGGTGGGTACGGTTTTACGGGGCCAGACCCTGCCCAACGGGTTGCGCCTGCGCCAGGTTCACGTGCCCATGGGCGTGATCGGTGCCATTTATGAGGCTCGTCCCAACGTCACGGTGGACATCGCCGGGCTGGCGCTCAAGAGCGGAAACGCCGTGCTCTTGCGCGGTGGCAGTGCCGCGGCACATTCCAATGTGGCCTTGCTGGCGCTGATCCGTGATGCACTCGAATCGGTGGGCCTGCCCGCCGACGCCGTGGCTTCGGTTGATGCGTGGGGCCGCGATGGAGCCGACGCGATGATGGCCGCCCGCGGCAAGATCGACGTACTGATTCCGCGCGGTGGCCGCGAACTGATCCAGCGCGTGGTCAGTACCGCGAAGGTTCCGGTCATCGAGACCGGCGAGGGTAATGTGCACATTTATCTGGATGAGTCGGCCGATGCTTCCATGGCGGCGCCGATCCTGCTGAACGCCAAAACTCAGCGCCCCTCGGTGTGCAATACCGTCGAGACCCTGCTGCTGCACGCCAACGCGAAGGCAGCCGGAGAGGTCTTGGCAGCCCTGCACAAGGCGGGAGTGCGCCTGCATGTTGACGCGCGGGCCAAGGTGTTCGCCGGTGCGATCCCGACCATCGATGCGCAGGAGTCCGATTGGGACACCGAGTACATGGATCTTGATCTGGCGGTGGCCGTGGTTGATGACCTCGATGGTGCCATCGCTCACATCCGTCGACACAGTACCGGGCACACCGAAGCGATCCTGACCAATGATCTGGCCCACGCCGAACGCTTTATTGCCGAGGTTGATTCGGCTGCGGTCATCGTGAATGCCTCCACCCGCTTCACCGACGGCGGGCAACTGGGCCTCGGTGCTGAGGTCGGCATCTCAACGCAGAAGATGCACGCTCGGGGCCCGATGGGCCTGCGCGAACTCACCACCACCAAGTGGATTGTGCAGGGCGATGGGCATGTTCGTTCGTAG
- the nadD gene encoding nicotinate-nucleotide adenylyltransferase yields the protein MTAERTDRPFRLGVMGGTFDPIHHGHLVAASEVASVFDLDEVVFVPTGEPWQKSDRDVAEAEHRYLMTVIATAANPRFTVSRVDIDRPGPTYTIDTLRDLRAQRPDAELFFITGADAMAQILGWKDAEELWSLAHFVGVTRPGHELPVLDRSGVSLMEVPAMSISSTDCRERVRTGHPVWYLVPDGVVQYIGKYRLYNNKNNAVNNGQG from the coding sequence CTGACGGCCGAAAGAACGGACCGCCCATTTCGCCTTGGTGTGATGGGCGGGACATTCGATCCAATTCACCACGGCCACTTGGTGGCGGCGAGCGAAGTTGCTTCGGTATTCGACCTTGATGAGGTTGTCTTTGTTCCCACCGGGGAACCGTGGCAGAAATCGGACCGCGACGTCGCCGAGGCCGAACATCGTTACCTGATGACGGTGATTGCCACAGCGGCTAACCCACGTTTCACCGTCAGCCGAGTAGATATCGATCGTCCGGGTCCCACCTATACGATCGATACACTGCGGGATTTGCGGGCGCAACGTCCGGACGCCGAATTGTTCTTCATCACCGGCGCCGACGCGATGGCTCAGATTCTGGGTTGGAAGGACGCCGAGGAACTGTGGTCGCTGGCCCATTTTGTGGGAGTCACCAGACCGGGTCACGAGTTGCCGGTGCTTGATCGCAGCGGTGTGTCGTTGATGGAAGTTCCCGCGATGTCGATCTCCTCGACGGATTGCCGGGAACGAGTACGCACTGGGCATCCGGTGTGGTATTTGGTACCGGACGGCGTGGTGCAGTACATCGGCAAGTACAGGCTGTATAACAACAAGAACAACGCAGTAAACAACGGCCAGGGTTAA
- the rsfS gene encoding ribosome silencing factor — MSAHEHSINMIKTAALAAAEKQAENLVALDVSERLGVTDAFLIASAASERQVNSIVDEIEDEIDAKFDVRPVRREGRGQGRWVLLDYSDVVIHVQHNEDRVFYALERLWGDCPVIELPTTGEPATDMSHIETLPDVL; from the coding sequence ATGAGCGCCCATGAACATTCCATCAACATGATCAAGACTGCCGCCCTCGCCGCGGCAGAAAAGCAGGCAGAGAACCTGGTTGCACTTGACGTTTCCGAACGCCTTGGTGTCACCGACGCCTTCCTGATCGCTTCGGCTGCCTCCGAGCGCCAGGTCAACTCCATCGTCGATGAGATCGAAGATGAAATTGATGCCAAGTTCGACGTGCGCCCGGTACGTCGCGAAGGCCGCGGCCAGGGCCGCTGGGTTCTGCTGGACTACTCGGATGTTGTCATCCACGTTCAGCACAACGAAGACCGCGTCTTCTACGCTCTTGAGCGCCTCTGGGGCGACTGCCCGGTCATCGAATTGCCGACCACCGGCGAGCCGGCCACCGATATGTCGCACATCGAAACGCTTCCCGACGTCCTTTAA
- a CDS encoding zinc ribbon domain-containing protein YjdM, translated as MSDVLPSCPQCSSPYTYEMGALLVCPECAHEWSAEADVVEEPQEKVIKDSVGKVLNDGDTVTIVKDLKVKGQAQSIKVGTKVRNIRLVNGTDGHDIDCKVDGFGPMQLKSSVVKKV; from the coding sequence ATGAGTGACGTTCTGCCATCGTGCCCCCAGTGTTCAAGCCCCTATACATACGAAATGGGTGCCTTGCTGGTGTGCCCCGAGTGCGCCCATGAGTGGTCCGCTGAAGCGGATGTCGTGGAGGAGCCACAGGAAAAAGTCATCAAGGATTCGGTTGGTAAGGTCCTGAACGACGGCGACACCGTCACCATCGTGAAAGACCTGAAGGTCAAGGGGCAAGCCCAGTCCATCAAGGTCGGCACCAAGGTACGCAACATCCGCCTGGTCAACGGCACCGATGGTCACGATATTGACTGCAAGGTAGATGGCTTTGGTCCCATGCAGCTGAAGTCTTCGGTCGTCAAAAAGGTCTAA